The genomic window GTTGACGCGCCTCGACTCCGAGATCGGCGACGCCGACCACGGGTCGAACATGGCCCGCGGTCTCGATGCGGTCGTCGCCAAGCTCGATCCCGCTCCCGCGAGCCCCTCCGATCTGTTCAAGACGGTCGGCATGACCCTCGTCTCGTCGGTCGGCGGAGCGAGCGGTCCGCTGTACGGCACGCTCTTCCTGCGCATGGGCCCCGCGCTGGGCAGTGAGACGGAGGTGGATGCCGCGACCCTGGGCGCCGCGCTGCGCGCCGGGGTCGAGGGGGTCGTCGCCCGTGGCAAGGCCGAGCTGGGCGACAAGACGATGATCGACGCCCTCTCCCCCGCCCTCGATGCGTGGGACGCCGCGGCCGCTGAGGGCCCGGCTGAAGCCGCTCGCGCCGCAGCCGACGCCGCGGCCCGTGGGCGCGATGCGACCGAACCGCTGGTCGCGCGCAAGGGCCGGGCGAGCTATCTCGGCGAGCGCAGCGCCGGGCACCTCGATCCGGGCGCCACCTCGGCGACCCTGCTGCTCGAAGCCCTGCGCGACACCCTGGCGGGAGCCGCGTGATCGGGATCGTCGCCGTCTCGCACTCCCGCGCCCTCGCCGAGGCCGCCGTGCATCTGGCCCTGCAGATGGGCGGGGCGAATCCGCCCGAGGTCCGCGTCGCGGCCGGCGGCCCCGACGACGATCTCGGAACGGATGCCGTGGCCATCGCCGCCGCGATCGACGAGGCCGACTCCGGGGACGGCGTCCTCGTCCTGATGGACCTCGGGTCCGCGATCCTCAGCGCCGAGACGGCCCTCGAGTTCGTCGCGGCGCCGGACCGTGTGCGCCTGAGCCCCGCCCCCTTCGTGGAGGGTCTCGTGGCGGCCGTGGTGACCGCCGCGGGCGGGGCGGACCTCCAGACCGTTTCACGGGAGTGCGCCTACGCCGCGGGAGCGAAGGCGCGTCAGCTGGGCGACGACGCCGGGGAGTCGGCATCCATTCCGCAGGCTGCGGAGAAGGCGGCGGAGGATCAGTCGCTGTCGTTCGAGGCCGTCGTGACCAATCCCTCGGGCCTGCACGCGCGTCCGGCCGCGACCTTCGTCAAGGCCGCCTCGCGCCACGATGCCGAGGTGCGCATCGCCGACCTCGAGACCGGATCCGACGAGGTGTCGGGGCGGAGCCTGCTCGCTCTGATGGCGCTGGGCGTGCGGCAGGGTGCGCGCGTCCGCGTGAGCGCCTCGGGTCCCGAGGCGCGAGCAGCGCTCGACGAGCTGCGCGCCCTCATCGCCGATGGGTTCGGCGAGAGATGACGGGGGCGACCGAACAGGTCAGCGCGTGACGCTGAGCAGGCGGCGCGCGAGGGACTCCTCGACCACCAGCTCGGTGACGAGGTCGGCGGCCAGGGCGCCGCGCAGGCCGTCGAGCTTGGACAGGCTCGACACCACGCAGAAACGACGGGGAATGCGCCGCACGGTGTCGAGGTCCGGCCCGCTCGAGCGGGCGTTGAGCTCGGGGATGTCGCTCGAGCCGTCGGCGCGGTAGAACACGGTGGCGCAGTCGCCGACCACGCCCTCGCGCTCGATGACCGCGCGGTCGCGCTCGTCGAAGTAGTCGCCGCTATAGACGTGCGAGGGCACGTCGGCGTGCGGGGAGCCGAGCCCGAAAACGAACAGGCCGACGCGCTGCTGGATCTCGAGCACCGAACGCACCGAGCGCTCCCGCCACATCGACTGCTTGGTGAGGGGGTCGTCGAACAGCGCGGGCACCGGGAATTGGTGCACGGACGACGACCAGGCTGCGCCGAACTTCGACAGGATCTCGCCCGCGTACGGGATGCCCGAGGTGCGCACGTTGGCCGCGCCGTTCATCTGCACGATGTGGGTGTCGTGGACGTCCTTCTGGGGGACGTGGCGGGCCACGGCCGAGAGGGTCGACCCCCAGGCCACCCCGATCGTCATCGACGACTCGACGCGCTCCGCCAGGATGCGCGCGGCGGTCAACGCCGTGCGCTCGAGCCGCTCGGCCTCGGAGGTGCGCGGGGGCGTGGGCACGACGTGCGCCGTGATGCCGAAGCGATCGGCGATCCGCTGGGCCATCTGCCCTCGGGCGTCGTCGGGCGGGCTGATCGAGATCGTGACGAGGCCGACGTCGCGGGCGTGCTGGAGCAGACGCGACACCGATGAGCGCGAGACCCTCATCTCGTGCGCGATGGCATCCATCGTGAGGTCCTGCATGTAGTAGAGCTGCGCCGCGCGCAGGGCGTCACGGGAGCGCTCCTCGGCCTGCGTCACCACCGTCCGGTTACCTTCATGAACACTATTCTGCACGTTTGTTCAAGGGGCTTGCAACAACGTGCAGACAAGCGCATTGTGATCGTCGTACCAACAACGAAAGGTCGCAGTCGACATGTCGTCCCCCGCTACTCCGCTCCGCGCCGACGTCCAGGCGCTCCGTGACGCCGAGAACCTCGACGTCCTCATCATCGGAGGGGGCATCAACGGCCTCGCCACCCTCCGCGACCTCGCCCTCCAGGGCGTGAGCGTCGCGCTCGTGGAGCGCGGCGACTTCGTCTCCGGCGCCTCCTCGGCCTCCAGCCACATGGTGCACGGCGGCATCCGCTACCTCGAGAACGGCGAGTTCCGCCTCGTCAAAGAAGCGGTCACCGAGCGCAACGACTTGCTCAAGACCGCTCCCCACTACGTCAAGCCGCTCGAGACGACGATCCCGATCTACAAGACGTTCTCCGGCATCCTGTCGGCACCCTTCCGTCTTCTCGTCACGCACGGTCGCGGCAAGCCTAACGAGCGCGGCGCGCTGCTCATCAAGGTCGGCCTGATCATGTACGACACCTTCTCGCGCGACGGCGGCTCCGTCCCCCGCCACACCTTCCTCGGCAAGAAGAAGTCACTGTCCGAGCTTCCGAAGCTCAACCCCGACCTCGCCTACACCGCGACCTACTTCGACGCGTCGATGCATGACCCCGAGCGCATCGCCCTCGACGTGCT from Microbacterium testaceum includes these protein-coding regions:
- the dhaL gene encoding dihydroxyacetone kinase subunit DhaL, coding for MSGAVSTDDLVAWVRAFRDAVHAHKDELTRLDSEIGDADHGSNMARGLDAVVAKLDPAPASPSDLFKTVGMTLVSSVGGASGPLYGTLFLRMGPALGSETEVDAATLGAALRAGVEGVVARGKAELGDKTMIDALSPALDAWDAAAAEGPAEAARAAADAAARGRDATEPLVARKGRASYLGERSAGHLDPGATSATLLLEALRDTLAGAA
- the dhaM gene encoding dihydroxyacetone kinase phosphoryl donor subunit DhaM, yielding MIGIVAVSHSRALAEAAVHLALQMGGANPPEVRVAAGGPDDDLGTDAVAIAAAIDEADSGDGVLVLMDLGSAILSAETALEFVAAPDRVRLSPAPFVEGLVAAVVTAAGGADLQTVSRECAYAAGAKARQLGDDAGESASIPQAAEKAAEDQSLSFEAVVTNPSGLHARPAATFVKAASRHDAEVRIADLETGSDEVSGRSLLALMALGVRQGARVRVSASGPEARAALDELRALIADGFGER
- a CDS encoding sugar-binding transcriptional regulator, with the translated sequence MVTQAEERSRDALRAAQLYYMQDLTMDAIAHEMRVSRSSVSRLLQHARDVGLVTISISPPDDARGQMAQRIADRFGITAHVVPTPPRTSEAERLERTALTAARILAERVESSMTIGVAWGSTLSAVARHVPQKDVHDTHIVQMNGAANVRTSGIPYAGEILSKFGAAWSSSVHQFPVPALFDDPLTKQSMWRERSVRSVLEIQQRVGLFVFGLGSPHADVPSHVYSGDYFDERDRAVIEREGVVGDCATVFYRADGSSDIPELNARSSGPDLDTVRRIPRRFCVVSSLSKLDGLRGALAADLVTELVVEESLARRLLSVTR